The proteins below come from a single Rhizobium sp. BT04 genomic window:
- the tsaE gene encoding tRNA (adenosine(37)-N6)-threonylcarbamoyltransferase complex ATPase subunit type 1 TsaE, which yields MTTSDAISLFLKDEAATIRLGEDLALALKAGDCLALSGDLGAGKSSLARAILRAIADDEGLEVPSPTFTLVQSYDLRLPVSHFDLYRLGNPAELTELGFDEALENGICLVEWPEMAEGELPAERIALTLQHEGSGRRATIRASGPQASRIRRVLAIRAFLDAAGYPGVKRRFLTGDASLRAYEAIYPDAAPRKILMDWRPHPEGPPVYDGKPYPKVAHLAQDAYPFVAIADALRERGFATPEIYKVDYNNGILLIEDLGTEGVLDDDGQPIAERYRQSVACLAHLHSMQIPQDIPVSPTHTHHIPDFDRTAMKMEVQLVLDWHIAWKRGTAPTDAERKEYLAIWDHLIDELQSAETNLLLRDFHSPNIIWREHESGIGKIGIIDFQDAMIGPTAYDLASIVQDARATIEPNLFRQLMDDYLGLRRAQGGFDEAGFMKAWAIMSAQRNCKLAGLWVRLLQRDGKPGYLKHMPRTLTYLRVALEHEALAPLRDWCARAGIGLSES from the coding sequence ATGACGACCAGCGATGCAATCTCGCTTTTCCTGAAAGACGAGGCGGCCACCATTCGACTCGGCGAAGACCTGGCGCTGGCCTTGAAGGCCGGTGACTGTCTCGCCCTTTCCGGTGACCTCGGCGCGGGCAAATCCTCGCTCGCCCGGGCGATCCTGCGTGCCATCGCCGATGACGAGGGGCTCGAGGTCCCGAGCCCGACCTTCACGCTGGTGCAATCCTACGATCTGCGCTTGCCCGTTTCGCATTTCGATCTCTACCGACTGGGCAATCCCGCCGAACTGACGGAACTCGGCTTCGACGAAGCTCTGGAGAACGGCATCTGTCTCGTCGAATGGCCAGAGATGGCTGAGGGCGAACTGCCGGCCGAGCGCATTGCACTGACGCTGCAACACGAAGGCAGCGGCCGGCGGGCAACGATCAGGGCCTCGGGCCCGCAGGCATCGCGTATCCGCAGGGTCCTGGCCATCCGCGCTTTCCTCGACGCCGCCGGCTATCCCGGTGTCAAACGCCGGTTCCTGACCGGCGATGCGTCACTGCGCGCCTATGAAGCAATCTATCCGGACGCTGCTCCACGAAAAATACTGATGGATTGGCGCCCGCATCCCGAGGGACCGCCGGTCTATGACGGCAAGCCCTATCCCAAGGTCGCGCATCTGGCACAGGACGCCTATCCTTTCGTCGCGATCGCCGATGCATTGCGCGAACGGGGGTTTGCGACGCCGGAGATCTATAAGGTCGATTATAACAACGGCATTCTGCTGATCGAAGATCTCGGTACCGAAGGCGTGCTCGATGACGACGGGCAACCAATTGCCGAACGCTACCGGCAAAGCGTCGCCTGCCTTGCGCATCTTCATTCGATGCAGATTCCGCAGGATATCCCGGTTTCTCCAACGCATACGCATCACATTCCGGACTTCGATCGCACGGCGATGAAGATGGAAGTGCAGCTTGTGCTCGACTGGCATATTGCCTGGAAGCGCGGCACGGCCCCCACGGATGCCGAGCGCAAGGAGTATCTGGCGATCTGGGACCACTTGATCGACGAGCTGCAATCGGCTGAAACGAACCTCCTGCTGCGCGACTTCCATTCGCCGAATATCATCTGGCGCGAACATGAAAGCGGTATTGGCAAGATCGGCATCATCGACTTCCAGGACGCCATGATCGGCCCGACCGCCTATGACCTTGCTTCCATCGTGCAAGATGCCCGCGCGACAATCGAACCGAACCTCTTCCGGCAACTGATGGATGATTATCTCGGCCTTCGCCGCGCGCAAGGCGGCTTCGACGAAGCCGGATTCATGAAGGCCTGGGCGATCATGTCGGCGCAGCGCAACTGTAAGCTCGCCGGCCTCTGGGTGCGGTTGTTGCAGCGCGACGGCAAGCCCGGCTATCTCAAACACATGCCGCGCACACTCACCTATCTCAGGGTCGCGCTCGAGCACGAAGCGCTTGCCCCCTTGCGCGATTGGTGCGCAAGGGCTGGAATAGGCCTAAGCGAATCATAA
- a CDS encoding PAS domain-containing sensor histidine kinase — translation MSEMKHSLPGQADDGARAGRRLIMAGQGYQSATAHEAAKQEHGSLARFLKACAAGTALAALARPVLAQGEQQAAASAHLFTSSQVVGVSVVIGVISAALLSTLWLVRQRGNLENESREIRSALSDAQQRISQYQALIADKNRRIVIWDGTARPELLGQLPPETGAPQDGEFLAFGLWLKSRSAADLEKAIDRLRDDAQSFDMVVETIRDEILEAQGRVSGGRAFVRFVALNNLRAELAELRIERDRLMTSISAFQTMLDAIDMPAWQRDPAGRLTWVNQAYGEAVEARSPQQAINEGREMLTTVARERIRATTTPESPFHDTISTVVHGNRTFFDVVDVRLPGGSAGIAIDVSDTEAVRAELERTLKSHAETLDHLATPVAIFDGDRRLQFYNQAFVALWELDIAFLEGRPDNSELLERLRAAKKLPDQLNWKSWKEAALSVYRALDTQSDLWHLPNGQTLRVFATAHPQGGATWVFENLTEQVDLETRYNTLVKVQGETIDHLSEGVAVFGPDGRIRLSNPAFRALWGITETEAKPGTHIRALGEACAPSYDRPDGWKAFAELITSFDDERRSGQGTLELFSGLVLDYAVIPLPNAQTMLTFVNMTDSVRAERALTEKNEALRKADELKNDFVQHVSYELRSPLTNIIGFTDLLRTQGVGPLNERQAEYIEHISTSSSVLLTLVNDILDLATVDAGIMRLNYADIDLNDLLDDVSMQIADRLHESGVALEITAPAYLGSIVADPQRLKQILLKLLSNAANFSPEGSSISLECRREGTDFVFAVSDRGPGISPDMVATVFDRFATGAKSGKRGGAGLGLSIVDSFVSLHHGDVTIDSEPGKGTTVVCRIPSVNVPHTAAAE, via the coding sequence ATGTCGGAAATGAAACACAGCCTGCCCGGTCAGGCGGATGATGGCGCTCGCGCCGGTCGCCGCCTGATCATGGCAGGTCAAGGATATCAATCTGCAACGGCACACGAGGCCGCAAAGCAAGAGCATGGATCATTGGCGCGCTTTCTGAAAGCCTGCGCGGCCGGGACGGCGCTTGCCGCGCTGGCGCGGCCGGTTCTGGCACAGGGCGAGCAGCAGGCGGCGGCCTCGGCTCACCTCTTCACATCCTCGCAGGTCGTCGGCGTTTCCGTCGTCATCGGCGTCATATCGGCAGCACTGCTTTCGACCTTGTGGCTGGTGCGCCAGCGCGGCAATCTGGAAAACGAGAGCCGGGAAATCCGCTCGGCACTCTCCGATGCCCAGCAGCGCATTTCGCAATACCAGGCGCTGATCGCCGACAAGAACCGACGGATCGTCATCTGGGACGGCACTGCGCGCCCCGAGCTGCTCGGCCAGCTTCCGCCGGAAACCGGCGCGCCGCAGGACGGCGAATTCCTGGCCTTCGGCCTCTGGCTGAAGTCACGCTCGGCTGCCGATCTGGAAAAAGCGATCGACCGGTTGCGCGACGACGCGCAGAGCTTCGACATGGTGGTCGAAACCATCCGTGACGAAATCCTCGAGGCGCAGGGCCGGGTTTCGGGCGGACGCGCCTTCGTCCGCTTCGTGGCGCTCAATAATCTGCGCGCCGAACTCGCAGAACTCAGGATCGAGCGCGACCGGCTGATGACCTCGATCTCGGCCTTCCAGACCATGCTCGACGCGATCGACATGCCGGCCTGGCAGCGCGACCCGGCGGGTCGCCTCACCTGGGTCAACCAGGCTTACGGCGAGGCGGTCGAAGCGCGATCGCCGCAGCAGGCGATTAATGAAGGCCGCGAGATGCTGACGACCGTGGCGCGCGAACGCATTCGCGCGACGACGACGCCAGAATCACCCTTCCATGACACGATCTCGACGGTCGTACACGGCAACCGCACGTTCTTCGATGTCGTCGACGTCAGGCTTCCCGGCGGCTCGGCCGGCATCGCCATCGATGTATCCGACACAGAGGCTGTGCGCGCCGAGCTGGAACGGACGCTGAAGAGCCATGCCGAAACGCTCGACCATCTCGCCACACCTGTTGCTATCTTCGACGGCGACCGCCGGCTGCAATTCTACAACCAGGCCTTCGTCGCGCTCTGGGAGCTGGATATCGCCTTCCTTGAAGGCCGGCCCGATAATAGCGAGTTGCTCGAGCGGCTGCGGGCAGCCAAGAAGCTGCCGGACCAGCTCAACTGGAAAAGCTGGAAGGAAGCCGCCCTCTCCGTCTATCGGGCGCTCGACACGCAATCCGATCTCTGGCACTTGCCGAACGGCCAGACGCTGCGGGTCTTTGCGACCGCGCATCCGCAGGGCGGCGCCACCTGGGTGTTCGAAAACCTGACCGAGCAGGTCGATCTCGAAACGCGCTACAACACGCTGGTCAAGGTGCAGGGCGAAACGATTGACCATCTGTCCGAAGGTGTGGCAGTGTTCGGCCCTGACGGACGCATCCGCCTGTCGAACCCGGCCTTCCGCGCGCTCTGGGGGATCACTGAAACCGAAGCCAAGCCCGGCACCCATATCCGTGCGCTGGGCGAAGCCTGCGCGCCGTCCTATGACCGGCCGGACGGCTGGAAAGCTTTCGCCGAACTGATCACCAGTTTCGACGACGAACGTCGCTCGGGCCAGGGGACGCTGGAACTCTTCTCCGGCCTGGTGCTCGACTACGCCGTCATCCCGCTGCCGAACGCCCAGACCATGCTGACCTTCGTCAACATGACGGACAGCGTGCGGGCCGAGCGGGCGCTGACCGAGAAGAACGAAGCGCTTCGCAAGGCCGACGAGCTGAAGAACGATTTCGTCCAGCACGTTTCTTATGAATTGCGCTCGCCGCTGACCAATATCATCGGCTTTACCGATCTGCTGCGCACGCAGGGCGTCGGGCCGCTGAACGAGCGGCAGGCCGAATATATCGAGCACATCTCGACCTCATCCTCGGTTCTGCTGACGCTCGTCAACGATATTCTCGACCTTGCGACCGTCGATGCCGGCATCATGCGCTTGAATTACGCGGATATCGATCTCAACGACCTGCTCGACGACGTCTCGATGCAGATCGCCGATCGCCTGCACGAGAGCGGCGTAGCGCTTGAAATCACCGCCCCGGCCTATCTCGGCTCGATCGTCGCCGATCCGCAGCGGCTGAAACAGATCCTGCTGAAGCTGCTTTCCAACGCGGCGAACTTCTCGCCCGAGGGCAGCTCGATCTCGCTCGAATGCCGCCGCGAAGGCACGGATTTCGTCTTCGCCGTCAGCGACCGTGGCCCTGGCATCTCGCCTGACATGGTCGCCACCGTCTTCGACCGTTTTGCGACAGGGGCGAAAAGCGGCAAGCGCGGCGGCGCCGGCCTCGGCCTGTCGATCGTCGACAGCTTCGTCAGCCTGCACCATGGTGACGTGACGATCGACAGCGAGCCAGGCAAGGGAACCACCGTCGTCTGCCGTATCCCCTCGGTCAACGTCCCGCATACCGCGGCCGCCGAATGA
- the ahcY gene encoding adenosylhomocysteinase: MSTEKDYVVADIGLADFGRKEITIAETEMPGLMSCRAEFGDAKPLKGARITGSLHMTIQTAVLIETLVALGAEVRWASCNIFSTQDHAAAAIAAAGVPVFAIKGESLEDYWVYTDKIFQWADGGLSNMILDDGGDATMYILLGARAEAGEDVLSHPHSEEEEILFAQIKKRLAASPGWFTKQRDAIKGVTEETTTGVNRLYQLSQKGLLPFPAINVNDSVTKSKFDNKYGCKESLVDGIRRGTDVMMAGKVAVVCGYGDVGKGSAASLSGAGARVKVTEADPICALQAAMDGYEVVLLEDVVSSADIFITTTGNKDVIRIDHMREMKDMAIVGNIGHFDNEIEVAALRNLKWTNVKPQVDLIEFPKGNRIILLSEGRLLNLGNATGHPSFVMSASFTNQTLAQIELFTKPGQYSNQVYILPKHLDEKVARLHLDKLGVKLTQLSEEQAAYIGVSPKGPFKSDHYRY, translated from the coding sequence ATGAGCACTGAAAAAGATTATGTCGTCGCCGATATCGGGCTTGCGGATTTCGGCCGCAAGGAAATTACGATCGCCGAAACCGAAATGCCGGGGCTGATGTCCTGCCGCGCCGAATTCGGCGACGCAAAGCCGCTCAAGGGCGCGCGCATCACCGGCTCGCTGCATATGACCATCCAGACGGCCGTGCTCATCGAGACGCTGGTGGCGCTCGGCGCCGAAGTTCGCTGGGCTTCGTGCAACATCTTCTCGACGCAGGATCATGCCGCTGCCGCGATCGCCGCCGCCGGCGTGCCGGTCTTCGCCATCAAGGGCGAGTCGCTCGAAGATTATTGGGTCTACACCGACAAGATCTTCCAGTGGGCCGATGGCGGTCTTTCCAACATGATCCTCGATGACGGCGGCGACGCCACCATGTACATCCTGCTCGGCGCCCGCGCCGAAGCCGGCGAGGACGTGCTGTCCCATCCGCATTCCGAGGAAGAGGAAATCCTCTTCGCACAGATCAAGAAGCGCCTTGCCGCATCTCCGGGCTGGTTCACCAAGCAGCGCGACGCGATCAAGGGCGTCACCGAGGAAACGACGACCGGCGTCAACCGCCTCTATCAGCTCAGCCAGAAGGGCCTGCTGCCCTTCCCGGCGATCAACGTCAACGACTCCGTTACCAAGTCGAAGTTCGACAACAAGTACGGCTGCAAGGAATCGCTGGTCGACGGCATCCGCCGCGGCACGGACGTGATGATGGCCGGCAAGGTTGCCGTGGTCTGCGGCTACGGCGACGTCGGCAAGGGTTCTGCCGCTTCGCTGTCGGGCGCCGGCGCCCGCGTCAAGGTCACCGAAGCCGATCCGATCTGCGCCCTGCAGGCTGCCATGGACGGTTATGAAGTGGTGCTGCTCGAGGACGTCGTTTCCTCGGCCGATATCTTCATCACCACGACCGGCAATAAGGACGTCATCCGCATCGACCATATGCGGGAGATGAAGGACATGGCGATCGTCGGCAATATCGGCCACTTCGACAACGAAATCGAAGTCGCGGCACTGCGCAATCTCAAGTGGACCAACGTCAAGCCGCAGGTCGACCTGATCGAATTCCCCAAGGGCAACCGCATCATCCTTCTCTCCGAAGGCCGCCTGCTCAACCTCGGCAATGCGACGGGCCATCCGTCCTTCGTGATGTCGGCCTCCTTCACCAACCAGACGCTGGCGCAGATCGAGCTCTTCACCAAGCCCGGCCAGTATTCCAACCAGGTCTATATCCTGCCGAAGCATCTCGACGAAAAGGTCGCACGCCTGCATCTCGACAAGCTCGGCGTGAAGCTCACTCAGCTTTCTGAGGAACAGGCTGCCTATATCGGCGTCTCGCCGAAGGGCCCGTTCAAGTCCGACCACTACAGATATTGA
- a CDS encoding HPr family phosphocarrier protein produces MTSLSRELLIINKRGLHARASAKFVQMVETFDAAITVSKDGMTVGGTSIMGLMMLAASPGSSVVVSASGSQAHEALEALDQLIQNKFGEEM; encoded by the coding sequence ATGACATCGCTCTCCCGGGAACTCCTCATCATCAACAAGCGCGGTCTTCACGCGCGCGCCTCCGCCAAATTCGTGCAGATGGTCGAGACCTTCGACGCCGCCATCACCGTTTCCAAGGACGGAATGACGGTCGGCGGCACCTCGATCATGGGCCTGATGATGCTTGCGGCAAGCCCCGGCTCGAGCGTCGTCGTCTCGGCGAGCGGCAGCCAGGCGCACGAAGCGCTGGAAGCTTTGGATCAGCTGATCCAGAACAAGTTCGGCGAAGAGATGTGA
- a CDS encoding PTS sugar transporter subunit IIA, whose amino-acid sequence MIGLVLVTHGKLAEEFRHAVEHVVGPQKFIETVCIGPEDDMDQRRQDILQAVSGADDGHGVVILTDMFGGTPSNLAISVMSSGHTEVIAGVNLPMLIKLAGVRGENNMEKALVEASEAGRKYINVASRVLSGK is encoded by the coding sequence ATGATCGGACTTGTGCTTGTCACTCATGGCAAGCTGGCTGAAGAGTTTCGTCATGCTGTCGAGCACGTCGTCGGTCCTCAGAAATTCATCGAGACGGTCTGTATTGGCCCCGAAGACGACATGGATCAAAGACGGCAGGACATTCTGCAAGCTGTTTCCGGTGCCGACGACGGCCATGGCGTCGTCATTCTGACCGACATGTTCGGCGGCACGCCGTCCAATCTCGCCATTTCAGTCATGAGCAGCGGCCATACCGAAGTCATTGCCGGCGTCAACCTGCCGATGCTGATCAAGCTTGCCGGCGTGCGCGGCGAGAACAACATGGAGAAGGCGCTGGTGGAGGCTTCCGAAGCCGGGCGGAAATATATCAATGTCGCGAGCCGAGTGCTCAGCGGAAAATAA
- a CDS encoding HPr kinase/phosphorylase, which translates to MTAALNIHATAIVVGRTGLLFSGPSGWGKSMLAFTCMTEARRLGLFTALVADDQVLLSGEAGTVIAACPPPIAGLIELRGTGIVRLDHIGRAPMHYAVLPGSASGENRLPPEGEIVSLAAGFSLPALRLLTGVPSPLAILMAKAPDIGH; encoded by the coding sequence ATGACGGCGGCTCTGAACATCCATGCGACGGCGATCGTCGTCGGCAGGACGGGGCTGTTGTTCAGCGGCCCCTCCGGCTGGGGAAAATCGATGCTGGCCTTTACCTGCATGACCGAGGCACGCCGGCTCGGGCTGTTCACGGCGCTGGTCGCCGACGACCAGGTGCTGTTGTCGGGAGAGGCCGGCACGGTAATCGCCGCATGCCCGCCGCCGATCGCCGGGCTGATCGAACTTCGCGGCACCGGCATCGTCCGGCTGGATCATATTGGCCGGGCGCCCATGCATTATGCCGTGCTTCCGGGCAGCGCCAGCGGTGAAAACCGCCTCCCCCCTGAAGGCGAAATCGTCAGCCTTGCCGCCGGTTTTTCGCTTCCCGCATTGCGGTTGCTCACAGGCGTGCCTTCACCCCTTGCAATCCTTATGGCAAAAGCACCTGATATCGGGCATTGA
- a CDS encoding sensor histidine kinase gives MAQLVQERDLDDAEGVSTRRVRGRRWSHPFTLIRRIFGNAVFSSLTRRILFFNLVALVVLVGGILYLNQFREGLIDARAESLLTQGEIIAGAVSASASVDTNSITIDPQKLLELQAGQSITPVPNDEDLEFPIDPEKVAPVLRRLISPTRTRARIFDADANLLLDSRHLYSRGQVLRFDLPPVEEEKQTWSEWFATLFNKALQPGNLPLYKEAPGGDGSIYPEVMNALTGVRGAVVRTTEKGELIVSVAVPIQRFRAVLGVLLLSTQAGDIDNIVHAERLAIMRVFGVATLVNVLLSLVLSSTIANPLRRLSAAAIRVRRGAKAREEIPDFSARQDEIGNLSIALREMTTALYDRIDAIESFAADVSHELKNPLTSLRSAVETLPLARSDDSKKRLMDVIQHDVRRLDRLISDISDASRLDAELARVDAGSVDMEVLLRDLIEVSRQVRSSKKQVEIEYAIERKPNVKTRFVVNGHDLRIGQIIANLIENARSFVPEKGGKITVRLVRTRSRCVTTIEDNGPGIQAENIDRIFERFYTDRPESEGFGQNSGLGLSISRQIAEAHGGSLRAENITDAEGGQVLGARFILALPVDAAA, from the coding sequence TTGGCACAGTTGGTGCAGGAAAGGGATCTGGACGACGCGGAGGGCGTGAGCACCCGTCGCGTCCGAGGCCGCCGTTGGTCGCATCCCTTCACCCTGATCCGCCGGATCTTCGGCAATGCCGTGTTTTCGAGCCTGACGCGGCGGATCCTGTTCTTCAATCTGGTCGCGCTGGTGGTGCTCGTCGGCGGCATCCTCTACCTCAACCAGTTTCGCGAGGGGCTGATCGACGCCCGCGCCGAAAGCCTGTTGACGCAGGGCGAGATTATCGCCGGCGCCGTTTCGGCCTCCGCCTCGGTCGATACCAACTCGATCACCATCGATCCGCAAAAACTGCTCGAGCTTCAGGCCGGCCAGAGCATCACCCCAGTGCCGAACGACGAAGACCTCGAATTCCCGATCGATCCCGAGAAGGTGGCCCCGGTGCTGCGCCGGCTGATCTCGCCGACGCGCACACGCGCCCGCATCTTCGATGCCGACGCCAATCTGCTGCTCGATTCGCGCCATCTATATTCGCGCGGCCAGGTGCTGCGCTTCGATCTGCCGCCGGTCGAGGAGGAGAAACAGACCTGGAGCGAATGGTTCGCCACCCTGTTCAACAAGGCGCTGCAGCCCGGCAATCTGCCGCTTTACAAGGAAGCGCCGGGTGGTGACGGCTCGATCTATCCCGAAGTGATGAACGCCCTCACCGGCGTGCGCGGCGCGGTGGTGCGCACCACCGAAAAGGGCGAACTCATCGTTTCCGTCGCCGTGCCGATCCAGCGCTTCCGCGCCGTGCTCGGTGTGCTGCTGCTGTCGACCCAGGCGGGCGACATCGACAATATCGTTCATGCCGAGCGGCTTGCCATCATGCGTGTCTTCGGTGTCGCGACGCTCGTCAACGTGCTGCTTTCCCTGGTGCTGTCGTCGACGATCGCCAATCCGCTGCGCCGCCTCTCGGCCGCCGCCATCCGGGTGCGGCGCGGGGCCAAGGCGCGTGAGGAGATTCCCGACTTTTCCGCCCGCCAGGATGAAATCGGCAATCTTTCCATCGCATTGCGCGAGATGACGACGGCCCTCTACGACCGCATCGACGCAATCGAAAGTTTCGCGGCCGATGTCAGCCACGAGCTCAAGAACCCGCTGACGTCGCTGCGCAGCGCCGTCGAAACGCTGCCGCTTGCCCGATCAGACGATTCCAAGAAGCGGCTGATGGACGTCATCCAGCATGATGTCCGCCGCCTCGATCGGCTGATCAGCGATATCTCCGACGCCTCGCGCCTCGATGCCGAACTCGCTCGTGTCGATGCCGGTTCCGTCGACATGGAGGTGCTGTTGCGCGACCTTATCGAGGTTTCACGCCAGGTCAGGAGCAGCAAGAAGCAGGTGGAGATCGAATACGCGATCGAACGCAAGCCGAACGTCAAGACGCGTTTCGTCGTCAACGGCCACGATCTGCGCATCGGTCAGATCATCGCCAACCTGATCGAGAACGCCCGCTCCTTCGTGCCTGAGAAGGGTGGCAAGATCACCGTGCGGCTGGTGCGGACACGTTCGCGCTGCGTTACCACGATCGAAGACAACGGCCCCGGCATCCAGGCGGAAAATATCGATCGCATCTTCGAGCGTTTCTATACGGACCGGCCGGAATCGGAGGGATTCGGACAGAATTCGGGGCTCGGCCTGTCGATCAGCCGGCAGATCGCCGAAGCCCATGGCGGTTCGCTGCGCGCAGAGAACATCACCGATGCCGAAGGCGGACAGGTGCTCGGCGCCCGCTTCATCCTCGCTTTGCCCGTCGATGCCGCGGCATGA
- a CDS encoding response regulator transcription factor encodes MPTIALVDDDRNILTSVSIALEAEGYKVETYTDGASALDGLLARPPQLAIFDIKMPRMDGMELLRRLRQKSDIPVIFLTSKDEEIDELFGLKMGADDFITKPFSQRLLVERVRAVLRRASSREAAAAGTSPAGAPKAGAVQQARSLERGQLVMDQERHTCTWKGEAVTLTVTEFLILHSLAQRPGVVKSRDALMDAAYDEQVYVDDRTIDSHIKRLRKKFKMVDTDFDMIETLYGVGYRFREAA; translated from the coding sequence ATGCCGACAATCGCGCTCGTTGATGACGACCGCAACATCCTCACCTCCGTGTCGATCGCACTGGAGGCAGAAGGATATAAGGTCGAGACCTATACGGACGGTGCTTCGGCGCTCGACGGCCTGCTGGCGCGACCGCCGCAGCTGGCGATCTTCGACATCAAGATGCCGCGCATGGACGGCATGGAACTGCTGCGCCGCCTGCGGCAGAAGTCGGATATTCCCGTCATCTTCCTCACCTCCAAGGACGAGGAGATCGATGAGCTGTTCGGCCTGAAGATGGGCGCCGACGATTTCATCACCAAGCCTTTTTCGCAGCGCCTGCTGGTCGAGCGCGTCCGCGCTGTCCTGCGCCGCGCATCCAGCCGTGAAGCCGCCGCCGCCGGCACCAGCCCCGCCGGTGCGCCGAAGGCCGGCGCCGTGCAGCAGGCCCGCTCGCTGGAACGCGGCCAGCTGGTCATGGACCAGGAACGCCATACCTGCACCTGGAAGGGTGAGGCCGTGACCCTGACGGTGACCGAGTTCCTGATCCTGCATTCGCTGGCGCAGCGCCCCGGCGTCGTCAAAAGCCGCGACGCGCTGATGGACGCAGCCTATGACGAACAGGTCTATGTCGACGACCGGACCATCGACAGCCACATCAAGCGGCTGCGCAAGAAATTCAAGATGGTCGACACCGACTTTGATATGATTGAAACGCTCTACGGAGTGGGATACCGCTTCCGCGAAGCGGCCTGA
- a CDS encoding phosphoenolpyruvate carboxykinase, with product MEKFGVHNPATELATVGLGGAVSVRYNFSAAALYEEAIRRGEAELTAQGALRALTGQHTGRSPRDKFVVRDANTDGEIWWDNNKPISPEHFALLREDMLAHAAGKELFVQDLVGGAEEGHALPTRVVTEFAWHSLFIRNLLIRPEAAALPTFVPKLTIIDLPSFKADPARHGCRTETVIACDLTNGLVLIGGTSYAGEMKKSVFTVLNYLLPAKGVMPMHCSANVGPDGDAAVFFGLSGTGKTTLSADPARTLIGDDEHGWSENGIFNFEGGCYAKTIRLSAEAEPEIYATTQRFGTVLENVVLNDRREPNFDDGSLTENTRCAYPMDFIPNASETGRAGHPKTIIMLTADAFGVMPPIARLTPDQAMYHFLSGYTAKVAGTEKGVVEPEATFSTCFGAPFMPRHPAEYGNLLKELISRHGVQCWLVNTGWTGGAYGTGKRMPIKATRALLAAALAGELGNVEFRADPNFGFAVPVSVNGVDGSILDPRSTWADKAAYDAQAEKLVSMFIANFAKFENHVDGGVRDAAPGVKVAAE from the coding sequence ATGGAAAAGTTCGGAGTTCATAACCCGGCAACAGAGCTGGCAACGGTCGGATTGGGCGGCGCAGTCAGCGTCCGCTACAACTTTTCCGCCGCAGCGCTCTATGAGGAAGCGATCCGCCGGGGTGAAGCCGAACTGACCGCTCAGGGCGCGCTTCGGGCTCTCACCGGCCAGCACACGGGCCGTTCGCCGCGCGATAAGTTCGTCGTTCGCGACGCCAATACCGATGGCGAAATCTGGTGGGACAACAACAAGCCGATCTCGCCGGAACATTTCGCCCTGCTGCGCGAGGATATGCTGGCGCATGCCGCGGGCAAGGAGCTGTTCGTCCAGGACCTCGTCGGCGGTGCCGAGGAAGGCCACGCCCTGCCGACCCGCGTCGTCACCGAATTCGCCTGGCATTCGCTGTTCATCCGCAATCTGCTGATCCGCCCCGAGGCGGCAGCGCTGCCGACTTTCGTGCCGAAGCTGACGATCATCGATCTGCCGAGCTTCAAGGCCGATCCGGCCCGCCACGGCTGCCGTACGGAAACGGTGATCGCCTGCGACCTTACCAACGGCCTCGTCCTCATCGGCGGCACCTCCTATGCCGGCGAAATGAAGAAATCGGTCTTCACCGTGCTCAACTACCTCCTGCCGGCCAAGGGCGTGATGCCGATGCACTGCTCGGCCAATGTCGGCCCGGATGGTGACGCGGCCGTCTTCTTCGGCCTTTCCGGCACGGGCAAGACGACGCTTTCGGCCGATCCGGCCCGGACGCTGATCGGCGATGACGAACATGGCTGGAGCGAAAACGGCATCTTCAACTTCGAAGGCGGCTGCTACGCCAAGACCATCCGCCTCTCGGCCGAGGCCGAGCCGGAAATCTATGCGACGACGCAGCGCTTCGGCACCGTGCTCGAAAACGTCGTGCTCAACGACCGCCGCGAGCCGAATTTCGATGATGGATCGCTGACCGAAAACACCCGCTGCGCCTATCCGATGGATTTCATCCCGAACGCCTCGGAAACCGGCCGCGCCGGGCATCCAAAGACGATCATTATGCTGACCGCCGATGCCTTCGGCGTCATGCCGCCGATCGCCCGTCTGACGCCCGATCAGGCAATGTACCACTTCCTCTCCGGCTACACCGCCAAGGTGGCCGGCACCGAAAAGGGTGTCGTCGAGCCGGAAGCGACCTTCTCGACCTGCTTCGGCGCGCCCTTCATGCCGCGGCATCCGGCTGAATACGGCAATCTGCTCAAGGAACTGATCAGCCGCCACGGCGTCCAATGCTGGTTGGTGAATACCGGCTGGACCGGCGGCGCCTATGGCACCGGCAAGCGCATGCCCATCAAGGCAACGCGCGCGCTTCTCGCTGCCGCCCTGGCCGGCGAACTCGGCAATGTCGAATTCCGCGCCGATCCGAATTTCGGCTTTGCCGTGCCGGTCTCGGTCAACGGTGTCGACGGCAGCATTCTCGACCCGCGCTCGACCTGGGCCGACAAGGCAGCCTATGACGCGCAGGCCGAAAAGCTGGTCTCGATGTTCATCGCCAACTTCGCCAAGTTCGAAAACCACGTCGACGGCGGCGTCCGCGACGCGGCCCCCGGCGTGAAGGTAGCCGCAGAATAA